From Streptomyces griseorubiginosus, one genomic window encodes:
- a CDS encoding substrate-binding and VWA domain-containing protein: MGRHSLPDQYGAGGSDPRPRARRRTVAIATVLVLTVAGGTAAAVQGGLLSFGSSCRDEAVRLEVAASPDVAPALRAAAERAHDENLTSDGRCVDITVTARESYKVRDTLAAGKDPGVQVWVPDSDVWVEQIDTDGGATEVARVGNVASSPVGVAMVPAAAQSLGWPKKTYGWLELAGATLQDDSLKLGAADPARSATGLLALTQLSGAAGRVKGGETQAAAMMKSLSQRISDSDGQVVETLPRDASGTEQGNPKRNQALVLSEQAAFAHNSSADSADDLRLFYPKDGSPRLDYPYALVDETRLSTDESRAAIRFMTYLRKPEQEQLLTDLGFRTSDDQVSASLVAKAGGKVPQPYTAAAGEPASAAALQEALGTWTITVQSARITTVVDASSSMSETVPGTGRSRMDVTKESLLQALATFTQEDEIGLWEFSTKLDGDKDYKVLVPTERLGDSGGGSGAATQRERLSAAFGGLQPVAGGATGLYDTTLAAYRAATSSYAQGKFNALVVLTDGVNQDPGSISRGKLISELERLSDPERPVPLIVIAVGPDADRAEAQQLAEATRGSGQQVNDPSQIHTVILKAIVAAGAQGSSGG; the protein is encoded by the coding sequence ATGGGACGTCACAGCTTGCCCGATCAGTATGGGGCGGGCGGCAGCGACCCCCGTCCCCGCGCGCGCCGCAGGACTGTGGCCATCGCGACGGTGCTCGTCCTGACCGTCGCCGGCGGCACGGCCGCGGCCGTCCAGGGCGGTCTGCTCTCCTTCGGCTCCTCCTGCCGGGACGAGGCGGTACGGCTCGAGGTCGCCGCCTCCCCCGATGTGGCCCCGGCACTGCGCGCCGCCGCCGAGCGGGCCCACGACGAGAACCTCACCTCCGACGGGCGCTGCGTCGACATCACGGTGACCGCGCGCGAGTCGTACAAGGTCCGGGACACCCTCGCGGCCGGCAAGGACCCCGGCGTCCAGGTGTGGGTGCCGGACTCGGACGTGTGGGTCGAGCAGATCGACACGGACGGCGGCGCGACGGAGGTGGCCCGGGTCGGCAACGTGGCCTCCAGCCCGGTCGGGGTGGCCATGGTGCCGGCCGCCGCGCAGTCGCTGGGCTGGCCGAAGAAGACGTACGGCTGGCTGGAGCTGGCGGGTGCCACCCTCCAGGACGACTCCCTCAAGCTGGGTGCCGCCGATCCCGCCCGCAGCGCGACCGGGCTCCTCGCGCTCACTCAGCTCAGCGGCGCGGCCGGACGGGTCAAGGGCGGGGAGACCCAGGCCGCGGCGATGATGAAGTCGCTCTCGCAGCGCATCTCGGACAGCGACGGACAGGTCGTGGAGACCCTCCCGCGGGACGCCTCCGGCACCGAGCAGGGCAACCCGAAGCGCAATCAGGCGCTGGTCCTGTCCGAACAGGCGGCCTTCGCGCACAACTCCTCGGCGGACTCCGCGGACGATCTGCGTCTCTTCTACCCGAAGGACGGTTCACCGCGGCTCGACTACCCCTACGCCCTCGTCGACGAGACCCGGCTGTCCACGGACGAGAGCCGGGCGGCGATCCGGTTCATGACGTATCTGCGCAAGCCCGAGCAGGAACAGCTGCTGACGGACCTGGGGTTCAGGACGTCCGACGACCAGGTGTCGGCCTCCCTGGTCGCGAAGGCCGGCGGCAAGGTGCCGCAGCCGTACACGGCCGCGGCCGGTGAGCCCGCCTCGGCGGCGGCGCTCCAGGAGGCCCTCGGCACCTGGACGATCACCGTGCAGAGCGCGCGGATCACCACGGTCGTGGACGCGTCATCGTCCATGTCGGAGACGGTTCCGGGCACCGGCCGCTCCCGGATGGACGTCACCAAGGAGTCCCTGCTCCAGGCCCTCGCGACCTTCACCCAGGAGGACGAGATCGGCCTGTGGGAGTTCTCCACCAAGCTCGACGGCGACAAGGACTACAAGGTCCTGGTGCCGACGGAACGCCTGGGCGACAGCGGGGGCGGAAGCGGAGCCGCCACCCAGCGCGAGCGGCTCTCGGCGGCGTTCGGCGGCCTCCAGCCGGTGGCAGGCGGGGCGACCGGGTTGTACGACACCACGCTCGCCGCGTACCGGGCGGCCACCTCTTCCTACGCGCAGGGCAAGTTCAACGCGCTGGTGGTCCTGACGGACGGTGTGAACCAGGACCCGGGCAGCATCTCGCGCGGAAAGCTGATCTCCGAACTCGAGAGGCTCTCCGACCCCGAACGCCCGGTCCCCCTCATCGTCATCGCGGTGGGCCCCGACGCCGACCGTGCCGAGGCCCAGCAACTGGCCGAGGCCACCCGCGGCTCGGGCCAGCAGGTCAACGACCCGTCCCAGATCCACACGGTGATCCTGAAGGCGATCGTGGCGGCGGGGGCGCAGGGCAGCAGCGGCGGCTGA
- a CDS encoding glutamate--cysteine ligase has product MGEKVVAGRFDLSDRQNYRDKLRRCLTGLERLLAEQRFDRPRNLMGLEIELNLVGADGMPRMLNGEVLERIASRDFQTELAMFNLEVNIAPHKLGGRVFDRLAEELRTSLAYADRKAGELDAGIVMIGILPTLDRDDLVSSNLSDVDRYTLLNDQIVAARGEDFVLDIDGVERLTCTSKSIAPEAACTSVQLHLQVTPGRFADVWNAAQAVAGVQIAVGANSPFLFGRELWCESRPPLFQQSTDTRPPELQAQGVRPRTWFGERWISSAYDLFEENLRYFPALLPICDEEDPLEVLDAGGVPSLAELVLHNGTVYRWNRPVYGIADGVPHLRVENRVLPAGPTVTDVVANAAFYYGLVRALAEESKPVWTRMPFEAAAANFDAACRYGIDARMTWPRRGRYGGTVEVDAVSLVRDELLPLAETGLAGWGVEPADRDLYLGVIEERCRRRANGASWQAATFHRALEAGLSRDAALAATTRRYGELMHLGEPVHTWPVGLPEPVPMG; this is encoded by the coding sequence ATGGGGGAGAAGGTCGTGGCAGGCCGGTTCGACCTGTCCGATCGCCAGAACTACCGCGACAAGCTCCGCAGGTGCCTGACGGGGCTGGAGCGGCTCCTGGCGGAGCAGCGGTTCGATCGCCCCAGGAACCTGATGGGGCTGGAGATCGAATTGAATCTGGTCGGCGCGGACGGTATGCCGAGAATGCTGAACGGGGAGGTCCTCGAACGCATCGCAAGCCGAGATTTCCAAACAGAACTCGCCATGTTCAATCTGGAAGTCAACATAGCCCCACACAAGTTGGGCGGGCGGGTATTCGATCGGCTCGCGGAGGAACTCCGGACCTCGCTGGCATACGCCGACCGTAAAGCCGGCGAGCTCGACGCGGGAATCGTGATGATCGGCATTCTGCCGACCCTCGACCGGGACGACCTGGTCTCCTCCAACCTTTCCGACGTCGACCGTTACACGCTGCTCAACGACCAGATCGTGGCCGCGCGCGGTGAGGACTTCGTCCTGGACATCGACGGGGTGGAACGCCTCACCTGCACCTCGAAGTCCATCGCCCCGGAGGCCGCCTGCACCTCGGTCCAGCTGCACCTCCAGGTCACACCGGGCCGCTTCGCGGACGTGTGGAACGCCGCCCAGGCGGTGGCCGGCGTGCAGATAGCCGTGGGCGCCAACTCGCCCTTCCTGTTCGGCCGTGAGCTGTGGTGCGAGTCCCGGCCGCCGCTCTTCCAGCAGTCCACGGACACGCGTCCGCCGGAGCTCCAGGCGCAGGGGGTGCGGCCGCGGACCTGGTTCGGGGAGCGGTGGATCTCCTCGGCGTACGACCTCTTCGAGGAGAACCTGCGCTACTTCCCGGCGCTGCTGCCGATCTGCGACGAGGAGGACCCGCTGGAGGTCCTCGACGCGGGCGGGGTGCCCTCGCTCGCCGAACTCGTCCTGCACAACGGCACGGTGTACCGCTGGAACCGGCCCGTGTACGGGATCGCCGACGGGGTCCCGCACCTGCGGGTGGAGAACCGTGTGCTGCCGGCCGGGCCCACCGTCACGGACGTCGTCGCCAACGCGGCCTTCTACTACGGCCTCGTCCGCGCCCTCGCCGAGGAGTCGAAGCCGGTGTGGACCCGGATGCCGTTCGAGGCGGCCGCGGCCAACTTCGACGCCGCGTGCCGGTACGGGATCGACGCGCGGATGACCTGGCCCCGGCGCGGGCGGTACGGCGGCACCGTGGAGGTCGACGCGGTGAGCCTCGTACGCGACGAACTGCTGCCGCTGGCCGAGACGGGGCTCGCGGGGTGGGGCGTCGAGCCCGCCGACCGGGACCTGTATCTCGGGGTGATCGAGGAGCGGTGCCGGCGGCGGGCCAACGGGGCGTCCTGGCAGGCGGCGACCTTCCACCGGGCCCTGGAGGCGGGGCTCTCCCGGGACGCGGCGCTCGCCGCCACGACCCGGCGGTACGGGGAGCTGATGCATCTGGGCGAGCCGGTGCACACGTGGCCGGTGGGGTTGCCGGAGCCGGTGCCGATGGGGTGA
- a CDS encoding PadR family transcriptional regulator gives MRSHGFERGHGGAGRQGRGGFEGRRGAFGPFGPGGPGGPGGPFGGPGFGPGPWGPRGRGGPRGRARRGDVRASILALLKDRPMHGYEMIQEIAERSGGAWKPSPGSVYPTLQLLEDEGLIASESEGGKKLFSLTEAGRTAADEGPDAPWEEASRGIDFEALGEIRQAGFGLMEAFGQVWKTGNKEQRDKAVAVINEARKKLYLILADED, from the coding sequence ATGCGTTCCCACGGATTCGAGCGTGGACATGGTGGAGCCGGTCGTCAGGGTCGTGGTGGCTTTGAGGGACGGCGTGGTGCCTTCGGGCCGTTCGGCCCCGGTGGGCCGGGTGGTCCCGGCGGGCCGTTCGGTGGACCCGGGTTCGGTCCCGGGCCCTGGGGGCCGAGGGGCAGGGGCGGACCCCGGGGGCGGGCCCGGCGCGGTGACGTGCGGGCATCGATCCTGGCCCTCCTGAAGGACCGGCCCATGCACGGTTACGAGATGATCCAGGAGATCGCCGAGCGCAGCGGCGGGGCGTGGAAGCCCAGCCCCGGCTCGGTGTACCCCACCCTCCAGCTGCTGGAGGACGAGGGGCTGATCGCCAGTGAGAGCGAGGGCGGCAAGAAGCTGTTCTCCCTCACCGAGGCCGGCCGTACCGCGGCCGACGAGGGCCCCGACGCGCCCTGGGAGGAGGCCTCCCGCGGCATCGACTTCGAGGCGCTCGGTGAGATCCGCCAGGCCGGCTTCGGCCTGATGGAGGCCTTCGGCCAGGTCTGGAAGACCGGCAACAAGGAACAGCGCGACAAGGCGGTGGCCGTCATCAACGAGGCCCGCAAGAAGCTGTACCTCATCCTCGCCGACGAGGACTGA
- a CDS encoding PhzF family phenazine biosynthesis protein, producing the protein MRIRIVDAFTDRPFAGNPAGVLLLDDAFPGDERLQNIALEVNHAETAFAHRLPGGGEADWALRWFTPATEVNMCGHATLATAHVLHTTGAHEGPVRFATRSGVLTATPDEDGSITLDFPTAPLTPVTLPEGVAGALGAEPLSAFDTGPNIGDLLLELADEKTVHALRPDLKALAAYSERGVIATARAENPELGYDFVSRCFFPNVGIDEDPVTGSAHTALAPHWSERLGRTTLTGLQASRRSGRVRTHLRGERTLLTGRAVTVIEAELLT; encoded by the coding sequence ATGCGCATTCGAATCGTCGACGCCTTCACCGACCGTCCCTTCGCCGGCAACCCGGCCGGGGTGCTGCTCCTGGACGACGCCTTCCCCGGCGACGAACGGCTGCAGAACATCGCCCTGGAGGTCAACCACGCCGAGACGGCCTTCGCCCACCGGCTTCCCGGGGGCGGCGAGGCCGACTGGGCGCTGCGCTGGTTCACGCCCGCCACCGAGGTGAACATGTGCGGTCACGCGACCCTCGCCACGGCCCACGTCCTGCACACCACCGGCGCCCACGAGGGCCCGGTGCGGTTCGCCACCCGCAGCGGGGTCCTCACGGCCACACCGGACGAGGACGGCTCGATCACCCTGGACTTCCCGACGGCCCCGCTCACCCCGGTCACGCTTCCCGAGGGGGTCGCCGGGGCGCTGGGCGCCGAGCCGCTCAGCGCCTTCGACACCGGCCCGAACATCGGCGACCTGCTGCTCGAACTCGCCGACGAGAAGACCGTCCACGCCCTGCGCCCCGACCTCAAGGCCCTGGCCGCCTACTCGGAGCGCGGCGTCATCGCCACCGCTCGCGCCGAGAACCCCGAGCTCGGCTACGACTTCGTCTCCCGCTGCTTCTTCCCGAACGTCGGCATCGACGAGGACCCGGTCACCGGCAGCGCCCACACCGCCCTGGCCCCTCATTGGTCCGAGCGCCTCGGCCGTACGACTCTCACCGGCCTCCAGGCCTCACGCCGCTCCGGCCGGGTGCGCACGCACCTGCGCGGCGAGCGCACCCTGCTGACGGGCCGCGCGGTCACGGTCATCGAGGCCGAACTGCTCACCTGA
- a CDS encoding RNA polymerase sigma-70 factor codes for MTDHATDTFVAHRNLLFTVAYEMLGSAADAEDVLQETWLRWVKVDLERVQDPRAYLVRITTRQALNRLRSLTRRKEAYVGQWLPEPLVTAPDVAEDVELSESLSMALMCVLETLSPTERAVFVLREVFDVDYDEIAAAVEKSPDAVRQIAHRARRHVDARRPRRTASASETRAAVESFRLALETGDLQGLLDVLAPDVVLVSDGGGIKQAAMRPVLTADKVARFIFGGIAKFTVTFTCEPTVVNGSPALVLHVNGEMDGVLAVRVEDGRISGMYYVRNPEKLTRVGAETPLTLGPAPTVE; via the coding sequence ATGACTGATCACGCCACCGACACGTTCGTCGCCCACCGCAACCTGCTCTTCACCGTCGCCTACGAGATGCTCGGCTCGGCCGCCGACGCGGAGGACGTCCTGCAGGAGACCTGGCTGCGGTGGGTCAAGGTGGACCTGGAGCGGGTGCAGGACCCGCGCGCCTACCTGGTCCGCATCACCACCCGGCAGGCCCTCAACCGGCTGCGCTCCCTGACGCGCCGCAAGGAGGCGTACGTCGGCCAGTGGCTGCCCGAGCCGCTGGTCACCGCGCCGGACGTGGCCGAGGACGTGGAACTCTCCGAGAGTCTCTCGATGGCGTTGATGTGCGTCCTGGAGACGCTGTCACCGACGGAGCGCGCGGTGTTCGTGCTGCGCGAGGTGTTCGACGTCGACTACGACGAGATCGCGGCCGCCGTGGAGAAGAGTCCCGACGCGGTGCGCCAGATCGCGCACCGCGCCCGCCGGCACGTCGACGCCCGACGGCCGCGCAGAACGGCCTCCGCGAGCGAGACCCGCGCGGCGGTGGAGTCGTTCCGGCTGGCGCTGGAGACCGGGGACCTGCAAGGGCTGCTCGACGTGCTCGCGCCCGATGTCGTCCTGGTCAGCGACGGCGGCGGCATCAAGCAGGCGGCGATGCGACCGGTCCTCACCGCCGACAAGGTCGCGCGCTTCATCTTCGGCGGCATCGCCAAGTTCACCGTCACCTTCACCTGCGAGCCGACCGTGGTCAACGGCAGCCCGGCTCTCGTGCTGCACGTCAACGGCGAGATGGACGGCGTCCTCGCGGTACGGGTCGAGGACGGGCGGATCAGCGGCATGTACTACGTCCGCAACCCGGAGAAGCTGACGCGGGTGGGGGCGGAGACCCCGCTGACCCTGGGGCCGGCGCCGACGGTGGAGTGA
- a CDS encoding DUF1152 domain-containing protein — protein sequence MISLGEPAFFTRLRDARRVLVAGAGGGFDVYAGLPLALALRSAGKEVYLANLSFADLYGLDLDVWVDQDVAAVGPDTPLRGDYFPERTLARWLAEQDLPSTVYAFPSVGVGPLRAAYRTLITHLGGVDAVVLVDGGTDILMRGDEHGLGTPEEDMASLAAVNGLDEVPHRLVACLGFGVDAYHGVNHSLVLENLAALDRDGAYLGAFSLLGATREGALYLDAVAHAQRHTASHPSIVNGSVAAAVRGDFGDVRFTERTKGGELFVNPLMALYFCVDLPGLARRNLYLGLLERTALMRQVSSVIEEFRATLPRQRPPRAFPH from the coding sequence GTGATCTCTCTGGGGGAGCCCGCGTTCTTCACGCGCCTGCGCGATGCGCGGCGGGTGCTTGTCGCCGGTGCGGGCGGTGGTTTCGACGTGTACGCCGGGCTGCCGCTGGCACTCGCCTTGCGGTCCGCGGGCAAGGAGGTCTACCTCGCCAATCTGTCCTTCGCCGATCTGTACGGCCTGGACCTCGATGTGTGGGTGGACCAGGACGTCGCGGCCGTAGGGCCCGACACTCCACTGCGCGGCGACTACTTTCCCGAACGGACCCTCGCCCGGTGGCTCGCGGAGCAGGATCTGCCGTCGACCGTGTACGCGTTCCCGAGTGTCGGGGTCGGTCCGCTGCGGGCGGCCTACCGGACGTTGATCACGCATCTCGGCGGTGTCGACGCGGTCGTGCTGGTGGACGGCGGGACCGACATCCTGATGCGCGGTGACGAACACGGTCTCGGCACCCCCGAGGAGGACATGGCGAGCCTGGCCGCCGTGAACGGGCTCGACGAGGTCCCGCACCGGCTGGTGGCCTGCCTCGGCTTCGGTGTGGACGCCTATCACGGCGTGAACCACTCGCTCGTACTGGAGAACCTGGCCGCGCTGGACCGGGACGGTGCCTATCTCGGCGCGTTCTCGCTGCTCGGGGCCACGCGGGAGGGCGCCCTCTACCTCGACGCGGTGGCACACGCCCAGCGCCACACCGCCAGCCACCCGAGCATCGTGAACGGATCCGTCGCCGCCGCCGTGCGCGGTGACTTCGGCGACGTCCGCTTCACGGAACGGACCAAGGGCGGCGAGTTGTTCGTCAACCCGCTGATGGCGCTGTACTTCTGTGTGGACCTGCCGGGACTGGCCCGGCGCAACCTCTACCTCGGTCTGCTGGAACGGACCGCGCTGATGCGGCAGGTGAGTTCTGTGATCGAGGAGTTCCGCGCCACGCTGCCCCGGCAGCGCCCGCCGCGGGCCTTCCCGCACTGA
- a CDS encoding CPBP family intramembrane glutamic endopeptidase codes for MQAEEGAVADSFPQKALSRKFFRDETLLVLGLSLGASGVSALISFVGSVTKPGGLKDQAATLNASAAPGRPWLDLAWQLFGIASALVPVLLVAHLLLREGESLRTLGFDRTRPGPDLLRGAGIAAVIGSTGIAFYLAARGLGFNLTVVPEALPDVWWKYPVLILSAMQNAILEEVIVVGYLLRRLGQLGWTPGTALVASSVLRGSYHLYQGIGGFIGNMVMGVVFVYLYRRWGRVGPLVVAHSLLDIGAFVGYALLAGKVGWLPTA; via the coding sequence GTGCAGGCGGAGGAAGGGGCAGTGGCCGATTCTTTTCCGCAGAAGGCGCTCTCACGGAAGTTCTTCCGTGACGAGACGCTGCTCGTTCTGGGGCTTTCGCTCGGTGCGAGCGGTGTGTCCGCGCTGATCAGTTTTGTCGGATCGGTCACCAAACCGGGGGGTCTCAAGGACCAGGCGGCGACCCTCAACGCCTCGGCCGCGCCCGGCCGTCCATGGCTGGATCTCGCCTGGCAGCTCTTCGGGATCGCCTCGGCCCTGGTGCCCGTCCTGCTGGTCGCGCACCTCCTGCTGCGTGAGGGCGAGAGCCTCAGGACCCTCGGCTTCGACCGCACCCGGCCGGGGCCGGACCTCCTGCGCGGGGCCGGGATCGCGGCCGTGATCGGCAGCACCGGGATCGCCTTCTACCTGGCCGCGCGCGGTCTCGGCTTCAACCTCACCGTGGTGCCCGAGGCACTGCCCGACGTGTGGTGGAAGTACCCGGTGCTGATCCTCTCGGCGATGCAGAACGCGATCCTCGAAGAGGTGATCGTCGTCGGGTACCTCCTCCGCCGGCTCGGCCAACTGGGCTGGACCCCGGGCACGGCGCTGGTGGCCAGTTCCGTGCTGCGCGGCAGCTACCACCTCTACCAGGGCATCGGCGGCTTCATCGGCAACATGGTGATGGGCGTGGTGTTCGTCTACCTGTACCGGCGGTGGGGGCGCGTGGGTCCTCTGGTGGTGGCGCATTCCCTGCTCGACATCGGGGCGTTCGTGGGGTACGCGCTGCTCGCGGGGAAGGTCGGCTGGCTGCCCACCGCGTGA
- a CDS encoding alpha/beta hydrolase: MPFSSRIQARGIQLLLSRVMSRVHQDLRFTDIPAHTETLRVETGAGPVTCAVYRPTAGTSDTPAPVYVNFHGGGFVVARAEQDDHICRYIAATAGCVVINVDYAVAPQRPYPAPVTQAYDVTAWVAENGAVGGWDGSRLAVGGHSAGANLTAAVCRLARERGTFTPRLQIIDSAPLDQQADPATKRSLVAKPLLTPQLMRIFTAAYVPDPADRAHPLVSPALADDLAGLPPALVITAENDRLRDEGDAYAKALEAAGVPVTHRVFEGVDHYFTHTGPVPTGKAAIDLMASSLREALSD; encoded by the coding sequence ATGCCGTTCAGCTCCCGAATCCAGGCCAGAGGGATCCAGCTCCTGCTGAGCCGGGTCATGTCCCGTGTCCACCAGGACCTGCGCTTCACCGACATCCCGGCGCACACCGAGACCCTGCGGGTGGAGACCGGCGCCGGTCCGGTGACCTGCGCCGTCTACCGCCCGACGGCCGGCACCTCCGACACTCCCGCCCCCGTGTACGTCAACTTCCACGGGGGCGGGTTCGTGGTGGCCCGTGCCGAGCAGGACGATCACATCTGCCGCTACATCGCGGCCACGGCCGGCTGTGTCGTGATCAACGTCGACTACGCCGTCGCGCCGCAGCGGCCGTATCCGGCACCCGTCACCCAGGCCTACGACGTCACCGCGTGGGTCGCCGAGAACGGCGCCGTGGGGGGCTGGGACGGCTCGCGCCTCGCCGTCGGCGGGCACAGCGCCGGTGCCAACCTGACCGCCGCGGTGTGCCGGCTGGCCAGGGAGCGCGGCACCTTCACGCCGCGCCTCCAGATCATCGACTCGGCCCCGCTGGACCAGCAGGCGGACCCGGCCACCAAGCGGTCCCTCGTCGCCAAGCCGCTGCTGACTCCCCAGCTCATGCGGATCTTCACTGCGGCCTATGTCCCGGACCCCGCGGACCGTGCCCACCCCCTGGTCTCGCCCGCGCTCGCCGACGACCTCGCCGGGCTCCCGCCCGCGCTGGTCATCACGGCGGAGAACGACCGCCTGCGCGACGAGGGCGACGCCTACGCCAAGGCCCTGGAGGCCGCGGGGGTCCCGGTCACCCACCGCGTCTTCGAGGGTGTCGACCACTACTTCACCCACACGGGGCCGGTGCCGACGGGAAAGGCGGCGATCGACCTGATGGCGAGCAGCTTGCGGGAGGCGTTGAGCGACTGA
- a CDS encoding aminoglycoside phosphotransferase family protein, translating into MTMHDDQVDVTTDTVASLVGEQFPQWSGEVIRPLPSTGTVHAIFRIGSGLSARFPLRLADADETLAVLEREARASAELARVSRFPVPEPVALGKPGAGYPMPWAVQTWLPGTVATDADPSGSDAFAEDLAAFIAALRGAGTQGRLFSGDNRGGVIADHDAWMAKCFEESEGLLDVPRLRRLWGRFRELPRTSADVMSHGDLIPGNVLVTGDRLSGVLDTGGFGPADPALDLVSAWHLLQPGPRDVLRRALACDDLEWERGKAWAFEQAMGLVWYYVESNPAMSRLGRRTLDRILESTE; encoded by the coding sequence ATGACCATGCACGACGACCAGGTGGACGTGACCACCGACACCGTTGCGAGCCTGGTCGGGGAGCAGTTCCCTCAGTGGAGCGGCGAGGTGATCCGTCCCCTGCCGTCGACCGGGACGGTCCACGCCATCTTCCGTATCGGGAGCGGTCTCTCCGCACGTTTCCCGCTGCGCCTGGCCGACGCCGACGAGACGCTGGCGGTTCTGGAACGGGAGGCCCGGGCGAGCGCGGAGTTGGCGCGGGTCTCCCGGTTCCCCGTCCCGGAACCCGTCGCCCTGGGAAAGCCCGGGGCGGGTTACCCCATGCCGTGGGCGGTCCAGACATGGCTGCCGGGAACGGTCGCCACGGACGCCGACCCGAGCGGCTCGGACGCCTTTGCCGAGGACCTGGCGGCCTTCATCGCGGCCCTGCGGGGCGCCGGGACACAAGGGCGGCTGTTCAGCGGCGACAACCGCGGCGGCGTCATCGCCGACCACGACGCCTGGATGGCGAAGTGCTTCGAGGAGAGCGAAGGGCTGCTCGACGTGCCGCGGCTGCGCCGGCTGTGGGGGCGCTTCCGTGAGCTGCCCCGCACGAGTGCCGACGTGATGAGCCACGGCGACCTGATCCCCGGCAACGTGCTGGTCACGGGAGACCGGCTCAGCGGTGTGCTCGACACCGGCGGCTTCGGCCCGGCCGACCCCGCACTGGACCTGGTCAGCGCCTGGCATCTGCTTCAGCCGGGCCCGCGGGACGTGCTCCGGCGGGCCTTGGCCTGCGACGACCTGGAGTGGGAGCGCGGCAAGGCATGGGCGTTCGAGCAGGCGATGGGCCTTGTCTGGTACTACGTCGAGAGCAACCCGGCGATGAGCCGCTTGGGGCGCCGGACGCTCGACCGCATTCTTGAGTCGACGGAGTGA
- a CDS encoding NAD(P)/FAD-dependent oxidoreductase, translating into MNTEILVIGGGYAGVMAANRLTRRDDVTVTLINPRPTFVERIRLHQLVGGTHPAVVEYRKVLAEGVRLVVDTVSRIDADGREVALASGGTLGYDYLVYAVGSGSADPSVPGAAEFAHPIATLEDAQRLRPLVEEVSAAAPVTIVGAGPTGIETAAELAEQGHAVTLVCGGVLGPYLHPKGRRSVAGRLAGLGVTVLEGVRVAAVTGDAVRLSDGRTIPSALTVWTVGFGVPDLAVRSGLTTDALGRLLTDETLTSVDDDRIVAAGDSAAPSGQPLRMSCQAAIPLGARAADTVLSRIAGEQPAPLNEAFAGQCISLGRSAGIFQFARRNDVAVGFHIGGRPGARVKEFVCQGIVKHLAGEAGKPGSYRLHQVSGGPKRQELLAARRAGNQAPADVEQVA; encoded by the coding sequence ATGAACACCGAGATCCTCGTGATCGGCGGCGGCTACGCGGGCGTCATGGCGGCCAACCGGCTGACCCGGCGCGACGACGTGACGGTGACCCTCATCAACCCGCGCCCGACCTTCGTCGAGCGGATCCGGCTGCACCAGCTGGTGGGCGGGACGCACCCGGCGGTCGTCGAGTACCGGAAGGTCCTGGCCGAGGGGGTCCGACTGGTCGTCGACACCGTGTCCCGGATCGACGCCGACGGGCGCGAGGTCGCGCTGGCGAGCGGCGGCACGCTCGGATACGACTACCTGGTCTACGCGGTGGGCAGCGGCAGCGCCGACCCGAGCGTGCCCGGAGCGGCCGAGTTCGCCCACCCGATCGCCACCCTGGAGGACGCCCAGCGGCTGCGGCCGCTCGTCGAGGAGGTGTCCGCCGCCGCCCCGGTGACGATCGTCGGGGCCGGTCCGACCGGCATCGAGACCGCTGCCGAACTGGCGGAGCAGGGCCACGCCGTGACCCTGGTCTGCGGCGGGGTGCTCGGTCCGTACCTGCACCCCAAGGGCCGTCGCTCGGTCGCGGGGCGACTGGCCGGTCTCGGGGTGACCGTGCTCGAAGGGGTCCGCGTGGCGGCCGTGACCGGCGATGCCGTACGGCTCTCCGACGGCCGTACGATCCCCAGCGCGCTGACCGTGTGGACCGTCGGCTTCGGCGTGCCCGACCTGGCCGTGCGCAGCGGGCTGACCACCGACGCACTGGGCCGGCTGCTCACGGACGAGACCCTGACCAGCGTGGACGACGACCGCATCGTCGCGGCCGGCGACTCGGCGGCGCCCTCGGGCCAGCCGCTGCGCATGAGCTGCCAGGCCGCGATCCCGCTGGGCGCGCGGGCCGCCGACACCGTGCTCAGCCGGATCGCGGGGGAGCAGCCGGCGCCCCTCAACGAGGCGTTCGCCGGTCAGTGCATCAGCCTCGGCCGCAGTGCCGGGATCTTCCAGTTCGCGCGCCGCAACGACGTCGCGGTGGGCTTCCACATCGGCGGCCGCCCGGGCGCGCGGGTCAAGGAGTTCGTGTGCCAGGGGATCGTCAAGCACCTCGCGGGCGAGGCGGGCAAGCCCGGTTCGTACCGTCTGCACCAGGTCTCGGGCGGCCCCAAGCGGCAGGAACTGCTGGCGGCCCGGCGTGCCGGGAACCAGGCCCCGGCCGACGTCGAACAGGTTGCCTAA